One Panicum virgatum strain AP13 chromosome 3N, P.virgatum_v5, whole genome shotgun sequence DNA segment encodes these proteins:
- the LOC120668087 gene encoding purple acid phosphatase 10-like, whose protein sequence is MRREGKRRYGRATGRLDRAAHGTTTRYNHEVEYAPELGETTAFKPFIHRYPTPYRASGSSEPYWYSVKLGPAHIIVLSSYSAFGKYTPQFKWLEAELQRVDRAVTPWLFISTHVPWYNSNNFHFMEGEPMRVQFEKMAVDAVFAGHVHAYERSHRFSNIQYNITDGRCTPVADRRAPVYIVIGDGGNIEGLADELTWPQPPYSAFREYSFGHAVLDIKNRTHAYTTPGTADMRSIIDVHMNI, encoded by the exons atgaggagggaagggaaaaGGAG ATACGGCCGCGCCACGGGCCGCCTCGACCGCGCCGCCCACGGCACAACCACGCGCTACAACCACGAGGTCGAGTACGCGCCGGAGCTCGGCGAGACCACGGCGTTCAAGCCCTTCATCCACCGGTACCCGACGCCGTACCGCGCCAGCGGGTCGTCGGAGCCGTACTGGTACTCGGTGAAGCTGGGGCCGGCGCACATCATCGTGCTCTCCTCCTATTCGGCCTTCGGCAAGTACACGCCGCAGTTCAAGTGGCTGGAGGCGGAGCTGCAGCGCGTGGACCGCGCCGTCACGCCGTGGCTCTTCATCAGCACCCACGTGCCCTGGTACAACAGCAACAACTTCCACTTCATGGAGGGCGAGCCGATGCGCGTGCAGTTCGAGAAGATGGCCGTCGACGCCGTCTTCGCCGGCCACGTCCACGCCTACGAGCGCAGCCACCGCTTCTCCAACATCCAGTACAACATCACCGACGGCAGGTGCACGCCCGTCGCCGACCGCCGCGCGCCCGTCTACATCGtcatcggcgacggcggcaacaTCGAGGGCCTCGCCGACGAGCTCACCTGGCCGCAGCCGCCCTACTCGGCCTTCCGGGAGTACAGCTTCGGCCACGCCGTGCTGGACATCAAGAACCGCACGCATGCGTACACTACGCCTGGTACCGCGGACATGAGATCGATCATCGATGTGCACATGAACATTTGA
- the LOC120667149 gene encoding protein NUCLEAR FUSION DEFECTIVE 4-like → MCSIDTPTNPVSTPIHSTCFRPNFVCSAASPTFTCTATATATHPPATASKGIQEAAAGEEPLPLLHSTPAMAPAAFAAQVLRGRWFMAYGSFLIMSAAGATYIFAIYSKDIKATLGYSQEQLNTVGFFKDVGANIGIHAGLVAEVTPPWLVLAVGAAMNLGGYLMLYLSVTGRVRPAPPLWLVCLYIAVGANSQAFANTGALVTCVKNFPESRGVMLGLLKGFVGLSGAIFTQLYLAFYGPGGGGDTRPLILLVGWLPAAVSVAFLGTIRIIRAPRPPAAARREYRAFCAFLYASLALAAYLLVAIVLQKRFRFTRAEYGVSAAVVLTMLLLPFGIVLREEAALFKLNMTNAPEAAQADAPAPPPVTAAASAKPATTAGARLLLAALRPPPRGEDYSILQALVSVDMALLFTATVFGVGGTLTAIDNMGQIGESLGYPPRSVATFVSLISIWNYLGRVAAGFASEALLARHRIPRPLLVAGVLLLAVPGHLLIAFGVPGSLYAASVVVGFCFGAAYPMILAIISELFGLKYYSTLYNVGNVASPVGSYILNVRVAGRMYDREAARQGAVAAAAGGKGVTCVGTRCYRESFLVVAAVTVGAAAVTLALAWRTRAFYAGDIYARFKEGGGSGNNGVGEGAVVESKEQPEVDGRRGDRA, encoded by the coding sequence ATGTGCTCAATTGACACTCCTACTAATCCAGTATCAACACCAATCCACTCAACTTGCTTTCGCCCAAACTTTGTGTGCAGTGCAGCCTCCCCAACCTTTACCTGCACTGCCACTGCCACTGCCACTCACCCGCCAGCCACTGCATCCAAAGGAATCCAAGAAGCAGCGGCCGGGGAAGAGCCACTGCCACTACTGCACTCCACTCCGGCCATGGCGCCAGCGGCCTTCGCGGCGCAGGTGCTGCGCGGGCGCTGGTTCATGGCGTACGGCTCCTTCCTCATCatgtccgccgccggcgccacctacATCTTCGCCATCTACTCCAAGGACATCAAGGCCACGCTGGGGTACTCGCAGGAGCAGCTCAACACCGTCGGCTTCTTCAAGGACGTCGGCGCCAACATCGGCATCCACGCCGGCCTCGTCGCCGAGGTCACCCCGCCCTGGctcgtcctcgccgtcggcgccgccatgaacctcGGGGGCTACCTCATGCTCTACCTCTCCGTCACCGGCCgcgtccgccccgcgccgccgctctggcTCGTCTGCCTCTACATCGCCGTCGGCGCCAACTCGCAGGCCTTCGCCAACACCGGCGCGCTCGTCACCTGCGTCAAGAACTTCCCCGAGAGCCGCGGCGTTATGCTCGGCCTCCTCAAGGGCTTCGTCGGCCTCAGCGGCGCCATCTTCACCCAGCTCTACCTCGCCTTCtacggccccggcggcggcggcgacaccaGGCCGCTCATCCTGCTCGTCGGCTGGCTCCCGGCCGCCGTCTCCGTCGCCTTCCTCGGCACCATCCGGATCATacgcgcgccgcgcccgcccgccgcggcgcgccgggaGTACCGCGCCTTCTGCGCCTTCCTCTACGCGTCGCTGGCGCTCGCCGCCTACCTCCTGGTCGCCATCGTCCTCCAGAAGCGCTTCCGGTTCACCCGCGCCGAGTACGGCGTcagcgccgccgtcgtgctcacgatgctcctcctccccttcgGCATTGTTCTGCGCGAGGAGGCCGCGCTGTTCAAGCTCAACATGACGAACGCGCCCGAGGCGGCGCAAGCTGACGCGCCGGCTCCGCCCCCGGTGACCGCGGCCGCATCTGCGaagccggcgacgacggcgggtgCGAGATTGCTGCTTGCCGCactgaggccgccgccgcgcggcgaggACTACAGCATCCTGCAGGCGCTGGTGAGCGTGGACATGGCGCTGCTGTTCACGGCGACTGTGTTCGGCGTTGGCGGCACGCTGACGGCCATCGATAACATGGGCCAGATCGGCGAGTCGCTGGGGTACCCGCCGCGCAGCGTCGCCACCTTCGTCTCCCTCATCAGCATCTGGAACTACctcggccgcgtcgccgccggcttCGCGTCGGAGGCGCTCCTGGCGCGCCACCGCATCCCGCGGCCGCTCCTGGTGGCGGGCGTGCTCCTGCTGGCGGTGCCGGGGCACCTGCTGATCGCGTTCGGCGTGCCGGGGTCGCTGTACGCGGCGTCGGTGGTGGTGGGGTTCTGCTTCGGCGCGGCGTACCCGATGATCCTGGCCATCATCTCCGAGCTCTTCGGCCTCAAGTACTACTCCACGCTCTACAACGTCGGCAACGTGGCCAGCCCCGTCGGCTCCTACATCCTCAACGTCCGCGTCGCCGGGAGGATGTACGaccgggaggcggcgcggcagggcgccgtggcggcggcggccggcgggaagGGCGTCACCTGCGTCGGCACGCGCTGCTACAGGGAGTCGTTCCTGGTCGTGGCGGCGGTGAccgtgggcgcggcggcggtgacgctggcgctggcgtggaggacgcGGGCGTTCTACGCCGGGGACATCTACGCGAGGTtcaaggagggaggagggagtggcAATAATGGCGTCGGCGAGGGTGCGGTGGTGGAGTCCAAGGAGCAGCCGGAGGTGGACGGACGCCGGGGAGACCGCGCGTGA